A part of Agrobacterium vitis genomic DNA contains:
- a CDS encoding helix-turn-helix transcriptional regulator, with the protein MSIAIPSLGFLSRKTPFRWSDAIDSAKLTEEERCVIEDAAKRGIANGLTVPLMSRHGELAIMTVIPDEKFQDNLPEAHLIHIISQFFHSCALPVVMEEHLIGSYRRRRSFLSAREKETVIWVSKGKSSWEIAKILGISEKSVEFYMESVKRKLEAVNRTQAVVKAIMLGLIQTDRFQSGDGRKATMAMPSRA; encoded by the coding sequence ATGTCTATTGCGATCCCATCATTGGGATTTCTCTCTCGCAAGACCCCATTCCGGTGGAGCGATGCGATCGATAGCGCCAAGCTGACGGAAGAAGAGCGTTGCGTGATCGAAGATGCCGCAAAACGTGGCATTGCCAACGGGCTGACCGTACCTCTCATGTCCCGCCATGGCGAATTGGCAATCATGACTGTTATCCCCGACGAAAAATTCCAGGACAATCTGCCGGAAGCTCATCTCATTCACATTATCTCGCAATTCTTTCATTCCTGTGCGCTGCCGGTGGTCATGGAAGAGCATCTGATCGGCAGCTATCGCCGCCGTCGATCCTTCCTGTCGGCACGGGAAAAGGAAACCGTGATCTGGGTGTCCAAAGGCAAATCCTCCTGGGAAATTGCCAAGATCCTCGGCATTTCCGAAAAATCGGTCGAATTTTACATGGAGTCGGTCAAGCGTAAGCTGGAAGCCGTCAATCGCACCCAGGCCGTCGTCAAGGCAATCATGCTTGGACTGATCCAGACCGACCGTTTTCAATCGGGCGACGGGCGCAAAGCCACAATGGCCATGCCCAGCCGAGCCTGA
- a CDS encoding autoinducer binding domain-containing protein, whose amino-acid sequence MHDIKHKSVDPLDRFIMRLNAAASAAEMKAVMESSIKSLGYKYFSYHIVQTPVLNATNETRHTFGISNYPEEWVERYASERYVYCDPIIGISLSQDPIPVERCDR is encoded by the coding sequence ATGCATGACATCAAACATAAGTCCGTAGATCCTCTCGATCGCTTTATTATGCGCCTCAATGCCGCCGCCTCCGCCGCAGAGATGAAAGCAGTGATGGAATCCAGTATAAAATCACTGGGTTACAAGTATTTTTCCTATCACATCGTTCAAACCCCAGTGCTGAATGCTACGAATGAGACCCGCCATACATTCGGCATCAGCAACTATCCAGAGGAATGGGTGGAGAGATACGCATCGGAGCGGTATGTCTATTGCGATCCCATCATTGGGATTTCTCTCTCGCAAGACCCCATTCCGGTGGAGCGATGCGATCGATAG